ATCCGTCAGCAGGACGAGGCCGGGCTGATCAGCGCGGATCGCCGACGTTTGGCCGGCGAGCTCGCCGACGCGCAGCAGGAAGCCACGGTTGCGTGGGCGGCGCGCGATCAGGTCCAGGCGCAGCTCGACGCCGAGCGGTGCCGCGTCTCCCATCGCGCGGTGCAGCGGGCCGTCGCCTGGCTCGAGCGGCACCGGGTCGTTCGGGCCGCCGTCAAGGGAGCGGTGCGGGTCGTCACGACGCGCAGCAACGTTTCCGGGACTCCACCCGCGGGCTCCTGATCCGCAGCGGGGTCAGGTCGTCGCGACGATGCGGTCGAGCACGCCGGTGGTGACGAGCCGCGAGGTCGCGCTGCCCTTCGGGTTGCAGGTGAACAGCGTCACCGTGCGACCGGCACCCTGGTTCTTGATCCAGAGCGCGTCGTCGCCCACCACGAAGACGCGGGCGACCTTGTACACGTAGGTCCAGCCGTTGAGCATGGCGAAGTCGATCTCGTCGCCCGCGTGCAGACGGTCGGTGTCGAGGAACGGGTGGGTCTGCGTCGTGCGGTGCCCGCCGAACACGGCGTTGCCCCAACCGCCCGGCATCGCGGTGCCGGGCCAGTGCCCGGGACCGTGCGCGAAGGCGGCCTGATCGACCCCTTCGAAGATCGGCGAGCTGAGCCGGAGCGCGGGGATCCCGATCGTGCCGATCTGCGCGACCGCGCGCCGCGCCCACGGGTTGTTCGGCACGGCCGCCGGAACCGGCAGCTGCGCGCCGACGGGCAGATAGCGCGCCGGCAACATCTTCGGGAGCACGACGTGCTTGCGCGCCGCACGGCGCGTGTGCTGTGCACGCGCGACCGGCAACGGGTCGTCGCCGTTCAGCGACGCGTGGGCGGCGACGATCTGCGCGCGATCCGCGCCGACCGTCGTCAACGACGACGCGTGCGAAGTGTGGTGAAACGCGGGCGCGCCGTCCCACTCGGCACCCGCCGCACCGACCAGCGACGCGGTCCCGGCAACCAAGACGATCACCGAGAACGTGCGCAGGGCCCGGTCGCGAATCATCATCCTCCTCCATCGACAGCTCGGGCTGCGGCTGTAGGTTTCAGGGGCACGATGGCCGTTCCACCGGAAGACGGTGTTGAAACGCACGCGTCACACGACAACGCGCGAGAACGAGCGGCCGAAGCGGCGTCGAAGGGACTGGGACCCCGCCTCGACACCAACGGTACGCGCGCGTTGCTCGAGGCTGTCGAGTCGGACCCCGACGCGCGCGTGCGCGCGACCGCGCTCGCGGCGCTCGTTCGACGCGCGCCGAAGCCGCGCGCGCGGGTCGCGTGGCAACACGCGGCGCGGGACGACGACGCGTCCGTTCGATTGCGCGCGGTTGAGCTTGCCCCACTGCTCTCCACACCGTCCACGCGCGCAACATTGACGGCCGTCGTGCTCGTGTTGCTCGACGACCACGCACCGCTCGTCGCGGAGGCGGCGGCGTTCGCGCTCGGCGAGCTCGGTGCCGCGCGCGCGTCAGACGTCGACGTCGTCGACGCGCTCGCGCGCGTCACCACTGGCCACGACGATCCGCTGGTGCGTGAGGCCGCGGTCGCCGCACTCGGCTCGATCGGCGACGACCGCGCCCTACCCGCGGTGCTCGCGGCGACGCGCGACCGTCCCGCGATCCGCCGGCGCGCGGTGCTCGCGCTCGCGGCCTTCGACGGTCCCGAAGTCGAGGCCGCGCTCACACGCGCCCTCGAAGACACCGACTGGCAGGTCCGTCAAGCCGCCGAGGACCTGTCCTGATGGTCGCGCTCGCTGCGCTCGCCGCTCCGAGGCGCGAGATGGGAGCAACACGAGGCCGCCCTGCTCGCTCCGCTCGCGGGCTCAGCCGCTCACGGCTGCCGGCGCGTCTTACGTCCTCGCGTCCGACCGGGCCATGAACATCTCCTTGAGGCTGTCGAAGCTCTCGAGGCAACGGCCGGCGCCGAGGACCACGCACTCGAGCGGCGCGTCGACGAGGTGCACGGGCAGATCGGTCTCCTGCGCGATGCGCCGGTCGAGACCCTTCAACATCCCACCGCCGCCGACGAGGTGCACGCCGTTCGCGATGAGGTCCTGCGCGAGCTCGGGCGGCGTGCGCGCGAGACACGCGACGACCGCATCGCAGATCGCGCGCACCTGCTCCTCGATCGCGGCGCGCACTTCTTCGGGCACGAGCATGATCGTCTTCGGCAACCCGGTCATGAGATCGCGACCGCGCACTTCGGCCTTCCACTCCTCCTCGACCGGATACGCGGACGCGATCGCGAGCTTGATCTCCTCCGCGGTGCGCTCACCGATCGCCATGCCGTACTCGCGTCGCACGTAGGCCTGGATCGCGGAGTCGATGTCGAACGAGCCGACGCGCACGGCTTCGAGCGCGACGACGCCGCCGAGCGAGATCACGGCGACCTCGGTCGTGCCGCCGCCGACGTCGACGACCATGTTGCCGAGCGGCTCGTGGATCGGCAGCGACGCGCCGATCGCCGCCGCCATCGGCTGCTCGATCAGGTACGTCTGCGCCGCACCCGCGCGGCGCGCCGCCTCGAGCACCGCGCGCTGCTCGACGTGCGTGATCGCCGACGGCACGCAGATGAGCACGCGCGCCCGGTACAAGCGGTTGACGCCGGCGCGCTGGAACAGCAGACGGATCAGGCGCTGCGTGATCTCGAAGTCGGTGATCGCGCCGCCGCGCAGGGGCCGCACCGCGACGATGTAGCCCGGCGTGCGCCCGATCATCTGCCACGCGTCGTGCCCCATCGCGAGCACTTCCTGGCTGCGACTGTTCAGCGCGATGACGGTCGGTTCGTTGAGGATGATCCCCTGGCCGCGCGCGTACACGAGCGTGTTGGCGGTACCGAGGTCGATGGCGAGGTCCCTAGCCAGACCGGCGCGCTCCCCGACCGTCGGGACCTTCGGGTCCCGAGTCCTCCGGTCGCGGCGCGACCGCGCGCAACCCGCGTTGGAACTCGTCGATGCTCGCGTCCATCCCGGTGCGCGGACGGTTGCGCAGGACGACGACGGTGATGCCCACCGCGCTCGCGACGAGCACGAAGATCAGGAACTGCATCCGACGTCCCCTGCGAGCGCGCGGATCGGTTCCGCGTCCGTGCCCCAGTCGGAGCCTGCGGACCAGTGCTCTTGCTTCCAGATCGGCACGCTCGCCTTCACGCGGTCGATCGCGGCGTGCGCGGCCGCGAACGCCTCGGCGCGATGCGGGCTCGACACGACGACTGCGACCGCGGTGTCGCTGAGCGCGAGCCGCCCCAGGCGGTGCACGATCGCCACCCGGTCGATCACCGGCCACTCCTGCCGAAGCTGCGCGACGAGCTCGGCGAGTCGCCGACGCGCGGGCTCCTCGTACGCCTCGTAGGTCAGCGCGACCACGTCGCTGCGGCCTTCGGCGTGATCGCGCACGACGCCGAGGAACGCGACGACCGCGCCACAACCGGGCGTGGTCGCCCACGAAACCAGCGCGTCGAGCGGAATCGGCGCCTCGTCGAGGCCGATCCACTCGCGCGCGTCGGCAACCGGAGGCAGGACGGGCACGAAGGCCATTGTACGAACGAAGGGCTCGGAAACATCCAGCCCGACATGAAAGCGACCTCACGCGTCGAGCCGCGGTCTCCGGGAAACAAGCCGTCGTTACACTCCGGCCGGTGAATCCGGGTCGTCCCGACACCGCGGCGCCGTGAGCGTGCCGCCCCTCGACGACGGCGGAGTCGGCGACGACGATCCCGATTCCGCGCCGCCCGGCCCGCCACCGCACCCGATGGATCGCGTGTGGCGGCACCCGAGCGAGCTACCCGCGGACCCAGCGCCACCCCGCTCGGGCGCGGGCGCCTCGGTCGGCTCGACGTTGCGGCGCTCGATCCTGCTCTGCGTCGGCGCGGGCGCGGTCGGCGCGCTCGTCGCGGTCGGGATCCTCGCCGCCGCCGGGGCCTTCGACCAGCAGAGCGGGCCGGGCCCTGCGACCGCGAACTCGCCGCGCCCGACCGATGCCGTTGCCGCGGTCACGGCGCGCGTCGCCCCGGCGATCGTCGCGGTCCGGGTGACCACGAAGGACGGCAGCCGCACGGGATCCGGGGTCTGCATCCGCCACGGCGGTCAGGTCCTGACCAGCTACCGCCTGCTCGGCGGCTCGCGCTCCGTCGCGATCGTCACCTCCAGCGGCGCCACGCGCACCGCCCACGTGATCGGCGCCGACCCGTCGAGCGACCTGGCCCTGCTCTCGACGAAGGGCGACCTCGACACCGCCGACCTCGCAGCCGACCCGCTGCGGATCGGCGACCCGGTCTACGCCGTCGGCACCGACTCCGCGGGCTCGCCGTGGGTGAGCTCGGGCATCGTGTCGTCGCTCGACGGGCGGGTCACCGGTGACGGCACCACGATGAGCGGGCTCATCGAGATCGACTCGATCGCGGAGTCGTTCGCCGCGGGCGGCGCGCTCCTCGACGGCGGCGGCAACGTCGCCGGCATCCTCATGACCCCCGTGACCGGGCACCCGACCGCGGTCGCGGTGCCGATCGGGTTCGCGAGCAAGGTCGCCGACGGCCTGCGCGCCGACGGCCACGTCGACCACGGCTGGCTCGGTGTCGCGGGCCGGGTCGCCGGTGGTCACCTCGTGATCACGCAGCTCGCGAAGGGCGGACCCTCACAACGGGCGGGGATCAAGGTCGGCGACGTGATCGTCGCCGTGGACGCGGCGCCGATCGGCGACATGGGCGACCTGATGGCGGCCGCGCGCGGTCACTGGCCGGGCCAGCACCTCGAAGTCGTCGTCTCGCGCGATCGCAGCGATCTCTCGCTCTCGGTCAAGCTCTCGCGCATGCCGGTCCCGGCGACCACCGTCGCTGCCGCGACCACGACGACCAGCACCCCCTGAATCGTCGGGGGCGTCCTCAGCGCGCGACCATGGGACCGATGGCCGAGCTCGAAGACCTCGACAAGGAATTGCTGAACGCGGTCCAGTGGGACTTCCCGCTGGTGGCCGCGCCGTTCGCAGCATTGGGCGAGCGCCTCGGGATCTCGGAAGCCGACGTGATGGACCGGCTTCGGGCCGCGAAGGCCGCCGGTGTGCTCCGGCAGCTCTCGGCGATCTTCGACACCCGCGCCCTCGGCTACCAGTCGGCACTCGTCGCCGCGAAGGTCGATCCCGACCGCGTCGACGAGGCGGCCGCGGTGATCAGCGAGCACCCGGGCGTGAGCCACAACTACAAGCGCAACCACGCCTACAACCTCTGGTACACGCTCGCGGTGCCGCCCGGTGACGACATCGACGAGCACCTCGCAGTGCTGCACCACGACTCCGGCTCGCTCGTCACCCGCAAGCTCCCGACGCTCACGCTCTACAAGATCGGCGTGAAGCTCGACATGACCGGCGCGACCGCGGCCGACGCGCGCACCGAGGTGCTCGAGCACGAACGACCCGAGCGCAGAGCCGAGATGCCCGCGCCCGACCTCAGCGACCTCGAGCGCGCCGCGATCGAGATCGTGCAGCAGGATCTGCCCGACGATCCGCGACCGTTCGCGGTGATGGGTGCGACGCTCGGCATCGACGAGGACGCGATGCTCGCGCTGCTCGAGCGGTTCAAGGCGCGCAAGCTCATGCGCCGCTTCGCGGCGGTGATGAACCACCGCACCGCCGGTTTCAAGGCGAACGCGATGGGCGTGTGGGCGGTGCCCGAAGCGCGACTCGAGGAGATCGGTCCGCAGATGGCGAGCTTCGCGGCGGTGAGCCACTGCTACCGCCGCCCGACCTACGAGGACTGGCCCTACACCGTCTTCACGATGGTCCACGGCCAGAGCGCGCGCGACTGCGAGGCGACGATCGAGGCGATCCGCGACGACACCGGCATCGCCGAGTACGCGCTGCTGTGGTCGATCAAGGAGTACAAGAAGGTGCGGTTGCGCTACTACACGCCCGAGTGGCAGGCGTGGAGCGACCGGCACCTCACGCCCGCGTCCGCCTGACGTGCACGCGCCGCGCGACTCGCGTGGCACCGATACCGGCACCTACGGTGCCGACGAGTGCCGCGGTTGCAAACGCGACGCGCTTCGGCGTGACGGCCGGCGCGGCGAGCCGCGGTGACGTGAGGATCGCCGACTCGTTCGTGTGCTCCGGTCGCCAGCCCGCGGCGCGCATGCGGTCGTTCGCGACGACCCACGAGTGACGGAGATACGGCAACAGCTCGGGTGACGCCTCACCCAGCCCGCTCGACGAGAGCGCGCGCAGGACGCGGCGCGCGAGGTCGTCGGGCAGCGCGGGCGCGCCCGCACCGACGAGGCCTCGCACCGAGTCGGCAGAGAGCCAGCCGTCGGCCGCGACGTTGCACGCGCCGTCGACCTCGCCGCGCACCGCGAGCGCGAGCGCGCTCGCGACATCGTCGACGTGCACGACCTGGATCTGGCGGTCGACACCGCGCACCGAGACGGGAGGGCGCCCGAGCGCGGCGCGGGCGAAGACACCGTGCGCGCCGGGACCGACGACCGGGGCGAGCCGCAGCGTCGTCGCGCGCGCTCCCGGATGTTCCTCGCACCAGCGCGCGACGCGGCGCTCGTTCTCCGCGTCGTGGAGCGCGGGCAGGAAGCCGGGGTTCGGCCGCAGGGGCGCCGCCTCGGTGATGGGCACCGGATTGTTCGGCCACGCGCCGTACACCGCGGCGCTCGACGTCTGCACGAAGCGGCGCACCCCGACGGTTCCCGCCGCCGCGAGCACGCGCCGCGTGCCGTCGAGGTCGACGTGCCGCAGCAGGGCACGGTCGGACGTGCTCTCGACGACGCCCGCGAGGTGCACGACCGTGTCGACGCCGTCGAGCAGCGGCGCGAGGTCGTGTGACGCGATGTCGACGCGATGGAACTCGAAGCCGCGGATCCGGCGCGCCGGCTCGCGTACGTCGAGACCGACGACACGCGTCACGTCGTGCATCGCGTCGATCTGCAGCAACAGCCGTTGCGCGAGCAGACCGGCGACGCCGGTGACGGCGATTGCGGCGGGGGGCACGTCCATAGACTGATCGGGTGAGCGACGATCCACAAATGGGCCCCGCGGGGTGGCCGTTCGGGCCCGGTTTCGACTTCAACGAGCTCATGCGCATGCTCCAGACGCCCGGTCCCGTGAACTGGGAGCTGGCCCGGCGCGTCGCCGCGGAGACGAGCACGACCGACCGCGAGACGCACCAACCGATGATCGAAGCACCCGTCGACGCGTCCGAGCGCGCGCAGATCCTCGACCTCGTGCGCGCCGCGCAGACGCACGTCGCCGGCGCGACCGCGTTGAGCCACGCGCTCACGCTGCCCGCCGATGTCGTCGACCGCACCGGTTGGGCGCACCGCACGCTCGACGGACTGCGCCCGGTGCTCGTCGCGCTCGCGGAGGCGGTCAGTCCCGACGTCGAGGATCTGCAGATCTCACCCGACGATCCCGAGATCGCGAACAACCCGTTCGGACTCGGTCCCGACATGCTCTCGGGGATGATGTCGGCGCTGTCGCCGGTGCTGCTCGGCTGGCTCGCAGGCTCGCTCTCGGGATTCCTCGCGCAGTTCGCGCTCGGGCAGTACGACCTGCCGCTGCCGCTCGAAGGCGAGCCCGCGCTCGCGTTCGTCGGATCGAACGTCGACGCGTTCGGAAACGACTGGTCGCTCGACACCACCGACCTCCGTTTCGCGCTCGCGCTCCGCGAGGTCGTGCACGGCGCGCAGCGATCGGTGCCGTGGGTCCGGGATCGGCTCGTGCGACTCTCGAGCGCGTACGTCCGCGGCTACGAGCTGCGCCCCGAAGCGCTCGAGCAGCAGTTCGAAGCGCTCACGAACTTCGACCCGTCGACGTTCGATCCGACGAACCCCGGCGCGTTCGCCGACATCGAGCTCCCCGATCCCGGTGCGTTGCTCGACGCGATGCAGACGCCCGCGCAACGACCGGTGCTCGAAGAGCTCCAGCGGTTCTCCTCGGTGCTCGAGGGCTACGCCGACACCGTCGTCGACGCGGTCGGCGAGCCGCTCGTGCCGTCGCTGCGGCAGATCGAGGAGGCGCTGCGGCGTCATCGCGTCGACCGCGGTCGCGCCGCCGAGTTCGTCGATCGGATGCTCGGCCTCGAGCTCGGGCGCGAGCACTACGAGCAGGGCCACGCGTTCTGCCTGGGTGTCGTCGAGCGCGGTGGTCAGGAAGCGCTCGACCGGCTGTGGGAGTCGGAGGCCATGGTGCCCACTCCCAACGAGATCACCGCCCCCGGCCTCTGGCTCGCGCGCATCGAGCTGTAGGGCGACGCGACGACGCGCTCGTCACACGCTGCCGAAGCCGCGAGCGGAGCGAGCGAGAGAGCTCAGAACCACGTAGGGCTGGCGGGCGCGGGATAGGACGCGAGCATCGCGTCGACGCGCGCGACGGCGCCCGGCGTGTGCTCGACGATGCGACCCGCCGCCGCGTGGAGCTCGGCGCGGGTGCCGCCGAGATAGATCGAGCCGAGGGTCGCGATCCCGAGCTCGAGATCCGCGTCGGCCGTCGTCGCCCGGCAGGTCGCGCCCTCGGGACCACCGTCGAGCTCGACGCGCGTCGTTCGGTCGTCGTGGCGAACTGCGAGCACGAGCGTGTCGGAGGTCGTGTACCGGCGAGCTTCGAGCGCGCGCTCGACGTCGAGGATCTTCAACCAGAGGTGGTCGAACAACGCGTGGATCCGAAGCTTGCGGGAGTCGGCGAGGAGGAAGCGCAGCGGTTCGTCGATCGGGAACCGCGCGCCGGAGATCGTCTCGATGAGGTCGACCGAGCAGGCGAAGTCCCACAGCGCGGCGCGCGCCGACGGCGTGGTCGTGATCAGGTCGACGACGTGGAGCGTCGTGTGGTGGGTGCCGTGCTCGAAGTCACCCGACACCTCGTACGCGAGGAAGCCGTCGTCGACGCCGTCGCGATCCTCGTGCACGACGAAGAAGCTCGCCTTGTCGGCCGGCAGGAACTGCGCGAACGACTCCTCCCACCACGGCTCGGGACGCGACACCATGCCCGCGCGTTGCGTGCACGCGCGCGCGTACACGAGCGGGAAGCGCTGCAGCGCGTCGTCGCGGTCGACGTACCGAACCCGCCCCTGGTCGAGCGGTGCGGTCGCGAGCGCGGCGTGGGCGCGCGCGACGGAGAAGTTCATGCGCCAGGTGGCGATGCCGTAGCCGAAGCGCTCGTAGATACCGGCTTCCGACGCGGTGAGGATCGAGATCGCCTCACCGTGCTCGATCGCGTCCGCGTCGAGCGCAGCCATCATCTTGCGCAATGCGCCCCGGCGGCGGAACGTCGGCGCGACCGAGATCCAGCTCACGCCCGCGGCGGGCACGATCACCCCGCCCGGCAGCGTCAGCTCGAACGAGTAGTTGCGGCCCGACGCGACGATCTCACCGTCGGCGACCGCGACGCGCGATCGGTCGAGCTCCGAGCTCGCGAAGCCGAGGGGCGTGTCCGGCGGGAGCGGCGGCTGACTGAACGCCATCGCGCCGACGCGCACGACCGCATCGAGCTCGCTTTCCTCGAAGGGCCGGAGCTCGAGGTCCATCGGGGCAGTCTGCCGGGCCCGCCCGTCGCGCCGGTCCGAATTTCGGCGGCCGCCTACCCGCCGGCCGGAAAGGCGTCGGGCGGATCGTCGCGGCGAGCGCGGCTCGCGCGCGCCCGCCGATCACGGACGCGCGCACCGAGGTGGCGGCGCACCGCGCGCGCGGGCACCGCGAGGAGGTCGACGGGTTCCGAGGCCTCGTGCAGCCGGCCACTCCGCGCGAGCGACACCGCGCGCCGCGCGGTACCGAAGTACGAGAGGCCGGCGAACAGCAACACGAGCGCAAGCAGGAACAGCCCGCCGCGCTCGCGACCGGGAAACAACACCGCGAGCAGACCACCGAGCACCCACACGAGCTGGAACCGCGTCTCGAAGCGCGCGAACGCGCGGCCGCGCGCGGCGTCCGGCGCGTCGCGCTGGACGAGGCTGTCGAACACGAGTCGTCCGCACGCGGCGCCCGACGCGATCGAGAACGCGGCGATGCACAACGACACACGGCCCGCGCCGCGCGCCGCGAACACCAGCAGTACCCCGGGGATGAGCAACGATCCGCTGAGGATCCACTCCTCGCGGATCTTGCGTCTGAGAAACGGCGCAAGGATGACGCCGATGCCGTTGCCGCTCGCGCTCATCGACAGCACGAGCCCGTACACCCACGCGGCCTCGTGCTGCTTCTTCAACAAGAGCGCGACGAAGAACGTCATGAATCCGACCGCGCCGCGCAGCAGACCCATCGCGGTGCCCGCGACGACGATCGTCGCCGCCTGCAGCTCGCTGCGCTGCTCCGTCGTCTCCGGCGCCGCGACGTGAGGCGCGCGCTGGATACGGAACGCGGCGAACGTCGCCGCGATGAACACGAGCGCGCCGACGCGCAGCACCCATGAGCCGCCGACCGTCTTCAAGAATGCGGCCGCGATCGACCCGCTGAGGA
This genomic interval from Acidimicrobiia bacterium contains the following:
- a CDS encoding class E sortase — its product is MIRDRALRTFSVIVLVAGTASLVGAAGAEWDGAPAFHHTSHASSLTTVGADRAQIVAAHASLNGDDPLPVARAQHTRRAARKHVVLPKMLPARYLPVGAQLPVPAAVPNNPWARRAVAQIGTIGIPALRLSSPIFEGVDQAAFAHGPGHWPGTAMPGGWGNAVFGGHRTTQTHPFLDTDRLHAGDEIDFAMLNGWTYVYKVARVFVVGDDALWIKNQGAGRTVTLFTCNPKGSATSRLVTTGVLDRIVATT
- a CDS encoding HEAT repeat domain-containing protein translates to MAVPPEDGVETHASHDNARERAAEAASKGLGPRLDTNGTRALLEAVESDPDARVRATALAALVRRAPKPRARVAWQHAARDDDASVRLRAVELAPLLSTPSTRATLTAVVLVLLDDHAPLVAEAAAFALGELGAARASDVDVVDALARVTTGHDDPLVREAAVAALGSIGDDRALPAVLAATRDRPAIRRRAVLALAAFDGPEVEAALTRALEDTDWQVRQAAEDLS
- a CDS encoding rod shape-determining protein; this encodes MARDLAIDLGTANTLVYARGQGIILNEPTVIALNSRSQEVLAMGHDAWQMIGRTPGYIVAVRPLRGGAITDFEITQRLIRLLFQRAGVNRLYRARVLICVPSAITHVEQRAVLEAARRAGAAQTYLIEQPMAAAIGASLPIHEPLGNMVVDVGGGTTEVAVISLGGVVALEAVRVGSFDIDSAIQAYVRREYGMAIGERTAEEIKLAIASAYPVEEEWKAEVRGRDLMTGLPKTIMLVPEEVRAAIEEQVRAICDAVVACLARTPPELAQDLIANGVHLVGGGGMLKGLDRRIAQETDLPVHLVDAPLECVVLGAGRCLESFDSLKEMFMARSDART
- a CDS encoding molybdenum cofactor biosynthesis protein MoaE; protein product: MPVLPPVADAREWIGLDEAPIPLDALVSWATTPGCGAVVAFLGVVRDHAEGRSDVVALTYEAYEEPARRRLAELVAQLRQEWPVIDRVAIVHRLGRLALSDTAVAVVVSSPHRAEAFAAAHAAIDRVKASVPIWKQEHWSAGSDWGTDAEPIRALAGDVGCSS
- a CDS encoding trypsin-like peptidase domain-containing protein translates to MSVPPLDDGGVGDDDPDSAPPGPPPHPMDRVWRHPSELPADPAPPRSGAGASVGSTLRRSILLCVGAGAVGALVAVGILAAAGAFDQQSGPGPATANSPRPTDAVAAVTARVAPAIVAVRVTTKDGSRTGSGVCIRHGGQVLTSYRLLGGSRSVAIVTSSGATRTAHVIGADPSSDLALLSTKGDLDTADLAADPLRIGDPVYAVGTDSAGSPWVSSGIVSSLDGRVTGDGTTMSGLIEIDSIAESFAAGGALLDGGGNVAGILMTPVTGHPTAVAVPIGFASKVADGLRADGHVDHGWLGVAGRVAGGHLVITQLAKGGPSQRAGIKVGDVIVAVDAAPIGDMGDLMAAARGHWPGQHLEVVVSRDRSDLSLSVKLSRMPVPATTVAAATTTTSTP
- a CDS encoding Lrp/AsnC family transcriptional regulator, with protein sequence MAELEDLDKELLNAVQWDFPLVAAPFAALGERLGISEADVMDRLRAAKAAGVLRQLSAIFDTRALGYQSALVAAKVDPDRVDEAAAVISEHPGVSHNYKRNHAYNLWYTLAVPPGDDIDEHLAVLHHDSGSLVTRKLPTLTLYKIGVKLDMTGATAADARTEVLEHERPERRAEMPAPDLSDLERAAIEIVQQDLPDDPRPFAVMGATLGIDEDAMLALLERFKARKLMRRFAAVMNHRTAGFKANAMGVWAVPEARLEEIGPQMASFAAVSHCYRRPTYEDWPYTVFTMVHGQSARDCEATIEAIRDDTGIAEYALLWSIKEYKKVRLRYYTPEWQAWSDRHLTPASA
- a CDS encoding NAD-dependent epimerase/dehydratase family protein, giving the protein MPPAAIAVTGVAGLLAQRLLLQIDAMHDVTRVVGLDVREPARRIRGFEFHRVDIASHDLAPLLDGVDTVVHLAGVVESTSDRALLRHVDLDGTRRVLAAAGTVGVRRFVQTSSAAVYGAWPNNPVPITEAAPLRPNPGFLPALHDAENERRVARWCEEHPGARATTLRLAPVVGPGAHGVFARAALGRPPVSVRGVDRQIQVVHVDDVASALALAVRGEVDGACNVAADGWLSADSVRGLVGAGAPALPDDLARRVLRALSSSGLGEASPELLPYLRHSWVVANDRMRAAGWRPEHTNESAILTSPRLAAPAVTPKRVAFATAALVGTVGAGIGATRVARRVHVRRTRA
- a CDS encoding zinc-dependent metalloprotease, yielding MSDDPQMGPAGWPFGPGFDFNELMRMLQTPGPVNWELARRVAAETSTTDRETHQPMIEAPVDASERAQILDLVRAAQTHVAGATALSHALTLPADVVDRTGWAHRTLDGLRPVLVALAEAVSPDVEDLQISPDDPEIANNPFGLGPDMLSGMMSALSPVLLGWLAGSLSGFLAQFALGQYDLPLPLEGEPALAFVGSNVDAFGNDWSLDTTDLRFALALREVVHGAQRSVPWVRDRLVRLSSAYVRGYELRPEALEQQFEALTNFDPSTFDPTNPGAFADIELPDPGALLDAMQTPAQRPVLEELQRFSSVLEGYADTVVDAVGEPLVPSLRQIEEALRRHRVDRGRAAEFVDRMLGLELGREHYEQGHAFCLGVVERGGQEALDRLWESEAMVPTPNEITAPGLWLARIEL
- a CDS encoding GNAT family N-acetyltransferase gives rise to the protein MDLELRPFEESELDAVVRVGAMAFSQPPLPPDTPLGFASSELDRSRVAVADGEIVASGRNYSFELTLPGGVIVPAAGVSWISVAPTFRRRGALRKMMAALDADAIEHGEAISILTASEAGIYERFGYGIATWRMNFSVARAHAALATAPLDQGRVRYVDRDDALQRFPLVYARACTQRAGMVSRPEPWWEESFAQFLPADKASFFVVHEDRDGVDDGFLAYEVSGDFEHGTHHTTLHVVDLITTTPSARAALWDFACSVDLIETISGARFPIDEPLRFLLADSRKLRIHALFDHLWLKILDVERALEARRYTTSDTLVLAVRHDDRTTRVELDGGPEGATCRATTADADLELGIATLGSIYLGGTRAELHAAAGRIVEHTPGAVARVDAMLASYPAPASPTWF
- a CDS encoding MFS transporter — its product is MRTKIESSASPFSKLAIAYALAVSGDLFVTVALADSIFFNVAASAARGKVILYLVLTMAPFSVVAPILGPLLDRSRGGRRMMFVLACVGRAVLCVFMANNIKGLALYPLAFGSLVLSKGQNIAKSSLVPTVVTDDAELVRANSRLQLISVLAGILSGSIAAAFLKTVGGSWVLRVGALVFIAATFAAFRIQRAPHVAAPETTEQRSELQAATIVVAGTAMGLLRGAVGFMTFFVALLLKKQHEAAWVYGLVLSMSASGNGIGVILAPFLRRKIREEWILSGSLLIPGVLLVFAARGAGRVSLCIAAFSIASGAACGRLVFDSLVQRDAPDAARGRAFARFETRFQLVWVLGGLLAVLFPGRERGGLFLLALVLLFAGLSYFGTARRAVSLARSGRLHEASEPVDLLAVPARAVRRHLGARVRDRRARASRARRDDPPDAFPAGG